aatatgttagaaattatcataatattattttttataggtataacatttattgcAGCACACAAAACACATATAtctttagctatttttaataactggaaaatagtaaaaaaaatatttattaaagtcctaCACATCCCGTTTTACCCAACCacagttggataaaacgggataggtttataatatttaattttttgtataaaattatctaaaacttaaTTTATGCCCAAATTAAGTAGACATTAAACTGTATAGTAAAATTTACTCTTGAAAGAAtaatatcttcagtagtcagaaacttaaaaataggcggtttttttatgttttatggcaaaatgggaaataaggcCTTTTATAAGATTattatttaggactaggtacgtatatcagaacaaaagtcacataaaaatatgttgttcttctcTGCGGTATGAGAAAACGCTTCAtatctctatttaaaaaattaataggccaacaaataaataggtagataaaacgggacatatgaaactgtatcccattttatccaatttatagtgtcccgttttgtcaaactcagacatttttcaaaacaaaaatggctgcTGCCTAAATGTGAAGGTAAAATTAGGTAGACTACACATGAGAACATTCGTTAATGactgcttaattaaatgtaatagtcaccggaattatatttttatatatgtaggcagtataatgtagaaaacaacgcacttaaaagtacaaagtatcaaaaaaatagagtcaaacaattctaaacacaacaacttttcatcaaatagtggcatcgaggtaaaacgaactgagaatgttaaaatgacgactgatAACAAGTTTTTGTCGTTGTTCGATTGATAGCaccactagttgggtctctaggctaggtatcccgttttatccgactatcccgttttatccaactctcccctaagTGTCTTTTGCCAAGCGGTTCCTGTATTTCGTCTTTAAGCTATACCTATTCTATAAGATATAATATTCTTTCAGCTATATATATCTCGCTAATGTTGCAATACCTACCATAAATTTTTTCCGTAtctgtatttttatttagtttGGGGTCAGTAAGGTAAGCCTCACACCATCAATTGAATCAGTCATTTCATAAACCGACATGTTCAAAAAAGCTTGTGGAAAAGCAAACAAGTTGTGGAAAAGCATAAAAACATTTCGGGGTTGCTGTGTTTCTATTGATACAGAAAAATTTTCTCCACTATTTAGGTTCATTTAGAATGTTAAATTGGATCGGGTTTTTCTTGAAATATATGACTCTGTGTCTAAGggtagtaaaaatacaaaaaaaaacgaaaatcgattttttggACATCATGGGATTCTGAAACAACCGATTCAATTTAGAAaactttatatttaaaaaatgtgtatacaaaatgttaatgattttttaaaagaAAACCAAACTAAAAGAAAAGCAAGACATCAAAGACATTTTACAGATTCTGTGAGACTGTAAAGATCATAATtacttaaataatttaaaattattcgtCGACAATCCAATACTAGGTTAGGGGCAATCATTTCCATTGCAATATCGGCCGCTTCCAACAAATCCAATCTTGTTACACTCTCTTGAACTTTCTTCATGACCATTGGTGCAATGCTTGAATACTTCTCATATTTACTAATATATTTATCAATATGTTTCACTTCTTGACGTAGTTGTTGGTTGTATAGGAACGTTAGTAGTTTCTTTTTGTTATAATATAATGCCTGCAGAAAGGTATATACAGAAACTGTGGTATTTTCTATAAGACAGGCTTCCATTTGTTCGATATTTTCTTGATATTTTCTTTTAAGTTCATGACAGAATTCATGTGCCGTGTATTCGATGTTTGGCATTTCTATATCCTTACTAACCAacaacataaattttattaaaagttccgctttataatcaaatatttttgtgtaataaaaagaaaaGGGACTGTCCAATGGAAATATACAATCATCCATATTGATAATAATGTCACAAGCAATATCCAATGGTGTTTGGCCATTTTTGTCTTTTGCCGTTACATCAGCTCCTGCATGCACTAAAAGATCAATAACATTATTTTCAATATTACGCGTGGCTAAATGTAAGGGAGTACTACCACATAAATTAATTCTAGCCTCGAGGTTTGACTCTTTTTGAAGCAAGAGGCTAACTATTTCTTCATCACCATATCCGGAAAATGTATGTAAAACAGTACAGCCATCACTATTGGTGTTGTTCACATCAGCTCCGTATTCGATTAATAACTTCACAACTTCTATGTTGTCACAATCCGCGGCTAATGTTAGAGGTGTTGTAAAGTTACCCTGACCATCAACGTAAAACCGCTCACATTTGAGAATATCACTGATGCAGCTACGATCATAATAAGTATAACTTATTCCTGACCTGATCTCTGGTGGTAAACCAATATCGCATTTCGTTTCTAACGATGCACCATATGTGATCAATAATTTTACCACTTCAAGATGACCCCATATGACTGCTAGATGTAGAGGCGTAATCATGAACCGTGTAGTAAACAAGTTCACGTTGGCTGATCTTTTTAATAACAATTCCACTATATCTAAATATTCGCCTTTTACAGCTTCGTGCAAAGGTCTATATCCCTCGGAATTTACACCATTTACATCTAGGCCTTTGTCTAACAAATTTGCAACTTCGGTATAGTCATTACGGCGTATTGCCACAGTCAGTTGATCACTGTTAATATCCATTATTGGTTTTGTACCTAAAAATGTTtagttaaatattagcatagtaCCACTGAAATGAG
This genomic window from Diabrotica virgifera virgifera chromosome 1, PGI_DIABVI_V3a contains:
- the LOC126879158 gene encoding ankyrin-3-like; this translates as MDINSDQLTVAIRRNDYTEVANLLDKGLDVNGVNSEGYRPLHEAVKGEYLDIVELLLKRSANVNLFTTRFMITPLHLAVIWGHLEVVKLLITYGASLETKCDIGLPPEIRSGISYTYYDRSCISDILKCERFYVDGQGNFTTPLTLAADCDNIEVVKLLIEYGADVNNTNSDGCTVLHTFSGYGDEEIVSLLLQKESNLEARINLCGSTPLHLATRNIENNVIDLLVHAGADVTAKDKNGQTPLDIACDIIINMDDCIFPLDSPFSFYYTKIFDYKAELLIKFMLLVSKDIEMPNIEYTAHEFCHELKRKYQENIEQMEACLIENTTVSVYTFLQALYYNKKKLLTFLYNQQLRQEVKHIDKYISKYEKYSSIAPMVMKKVQESVTRLDLLEAADIAMEMIAPNLVLDCRRIILNYLSNYDLYSLTESVKCL